A part of Betaproteobacteria bacterium genomic DNA contains:
- a CDS encoding dihydroxy-acid dehydratase family protein produces MARNTINKDPNKLRSRKWFANPENPDMTALYLERYMNFGLTRQELQAGKPIIAIAQSGSDLSPCNRHHLELAHRVREGIREAGGIAFEVPLHPIQETGKRPTAALDRNLCYLGLVELLYGYFIDGVVLTTGCDKTTPAQLMAAATVDIPAIVLSGGPMLNGWFRGERTGSGTIVWKARQLLAAGEINHEQFIEVIASSAPSAGHCNTMGTASTMNSLAEALGMSLPGSAAIPAPHRDREANAYETGKRIVEMVWEDLRPSKIMTREAFENVIVVNSAIGGSTNAPIHFNAIAKHIGVKLTTDDWEKVGYDIPLLVNMQPAGEYLGEEYYRAGGVPGVVNELLKAGKIRKNTVTVNGKSLADNCKNTPVQDPLVIWPYKKPMKSQAGFLNLKGNLFDSAIMKTSVISQAFRYRYLSNPKDPNAWEGRAIVFDGPEDYHHRIDDPKLKIDENCMLFVRGTGPKGYPGAAEVVNMQPPAEMIKRGATELPCIGDGRQSGTSGSPSILNASPEAASEGSGLAILKTGDKVRIDLNKRTANILISTEEYKKRMDALKKKGGYAVPESQTPWQEIQRSMVDELSNGMVLKPAVKYQRISTTKGVPRDNH; encoded by the coding sequence ATGGCAAGGAACACGATCAACAAGGATCCCAACAAGCTGAGATCGCGCAAGTGGTTCGCGAATCCGGAGAATCCGGACATGACGGCGCTGTACCTCGAGCGCTACATGAACTTCGGTCTGACGCGCCAGGAACTCCAGGCCGGCAAGCCGATCATCGCGATCGCCCAGTCCGGCTCGGATCTGTCGCCCTGCAACCGGCATCACCTGGAACTCGCGCACCGAGTGCGCGAGGGCATCCGCGAAGCCGGTGGCATCGCGTTCGAGGTTCCGCTGCATCCCATCCAGGAAACCGGCAAGCGGCCCACCGCGGCGCTGGACCGCAATCTCTGCTACCTGGGCCTGGTCGAACTTCTCTACGGTTACTTCATCGACGGCGTGGTGCTGACCACCGGCTGTGACAAGACGACACCCGCCCAGCTCATGGCGGCCGCGACCGTGGACATCCCGGCCATCGTGCTGTCCGGCGGACCCATGCTGAACGGCTGGTTCCGCGGCGAACGCACCGGGTCCGGCACCATCGTCTGGAAGGCCCGGCAGCTGCTGGCAGCAGGCGAGATCAACCACGAGCAGTTCATCGAGGTCATCGCGTCCTCCGCTCCGTCCGCCGGCCACTGCAACACCATGGGAACGGCCTCGACGATGAACTCGCTGGCCGAAGCGCTGGGCATGTCTCTGCCCGGCAGCGCCGCCATCCCGGCACCTCACCGCGATCGCGAGGCGAACGCCTACGAGACCGGCAAGCGCATCGTGGAGATGGTGTGGGAGGACCTGCGTCCCTCCAAGATCATGACCCGCGAGGCCTTCGAGAACGTGATCGTGGTGAACTCGGCCATCGGCGGTTCGACCAACGCGCCGATCCACTTCAACGCTATTGCCAAGCACATCGGCGTCAAGCTCACGACCGACGACTGGGAGAAGGTGGGCTACGACATCCCGCTGCTGGTGAACATGCAGCCGGCAGGCGAGTACCTGGGCGAGGAGTACTACCGCGCGGGCGGCGTTCCGGGCGTCGTGAACGAACTGCTGAAGGCCGGCAAGATCCGCAAGAACACCGTCACAGTGAACGGCAAGTCGCTGGCCGACAACTGCAAGAACACGCCCGTGCAGGACCCGCTGGTGATCTGGCCCTACAAGAAGCCGATGAAGTCCCAGGCCGGATTCCTGAACCTCAAGGGCAATCTGTTCGACAGCGCGATCATGAAGACGAGCGTGATCTCGCAGGCGTTCCGCTACCGCTATCTGTCCAATCCGAAGGACCCCAACGCCTGGGAAGGCCGGGCGATCGTGTTCGACGGCCCCGAGGACTACCACCACCGCATCGACGATCCCAAGCTCAAGATCGACGAGAACTGCATGCTGTTCGTCCGCGGCACCGGCCCCAAGGGTTACCCCGGCGCGGCCGAGGTCGTGAACATGCAGCCGCCCGCCGAGATGATCAAGCGCGGTGCGACGGAGTTGCCCTGCATCGGAGATGGCCGCCAGTCGGGCACGTCCGGTTCGCCCTCCATCCTCAATGCCTCGCCGGAAGCGGCGAGCGAAGGCAGCGGCCTGGCGATCCTCAAGACGGGCGACAAGGTTCGCATCGATCTCAACAAGCGCACCGCAAACATCCTCATCAGCACCGAGGAGTACAAGAAGCGCATGGACGCGCTCAAGAAGAAGGGCGGGTATGCGGTGCCGGAGAGCCAGACGCCGTGGCAGGAAATCCAGCGCAGCATGGTGGACGAACTGTCCAACGGCATGGTGCTGAAGCCTGCCGTGAAGTATCAGAGGATCTCCACCACCAAGGGCGTGCCGCGCGACAACCACTGA
- a CDS encoding amidohydrolase family protein, whose amino-acid sequence MPIRPDIRRPPDHNALSQSPSNEETALKFLNDPEGTRLPIKLDTTTNGEFSPVPLEPVHHEAKKAGLDDATRNARRLALPRRNFLVSACGAATALLAMNEAYARHGRTGGFYDVPAEAALDRQLAAATVEGEEFIFDVQGHFVNPTGAWTKLLPPGATPLKQMPKTTACQGPGQLDYLQCIGSDEFVKDVFMDSDTDLMVLSFVPSTRQGEPLTIEEAHATARIVERLDGMHRLYIHGRVNPNQPGDLDGMDELASRYRIAAWKTYTQWGPDGTPGFYLDDAPGIAMIEKARRLGIRNIAVHKGLPFGKRSYEHSTCVDIGRIAKRYPDVNFLIYHSGFVTGSPEGPHDPKRTDGVDALVTSLMENGVGPGSNVYAELGSTWRFAMRDPDTAAHTLGKLLKACGENNVLWGTDSIWYGSPQDQIQAFRTFQISPALREKHGYPEITRDMRAKIFGLNALKLYPVPDHVLRKHLTSDKVAEERREYRAERADPTYLTHGPRTRREFLNLKAWGG is encoded by the coding sequence ATGCCGATTCGGCCTGACATTCGCCGTCCTCCGGATCACAATGCCCTTTCCCAGTCACCCAGCAACGAGGAGACGGCATTGAAATTCCTGAACGACCCCGAAGGCACGCGCCTGCCCATCAAGCTCGACACCACCACCAACGGTGAATTCTCTCCGGTACCGCTCGAACCGGTGCATCACGAAGCGAAGAAGGCCGGTCTGGACGACGCCACTCGCAATGCCCGGCGGCTTGCGCTACCGCGGCGCAACTTTCTCGTGTCGGCTTGCGGCGCCGCCACGGCGCTGCTCGCCATGAACGAGGCCTATGCGCGGCACGGCAGAACCGGCGGCTTCTACGATGTCCCGGCCGAAGCCGCTCTGGACCGTCAGCTCGCCGCCGCCACCGTGGAGGGCGAGGAGTTCATCTTCGACGTGCAGGGCCACTTCGTGAATCCCACCGGCGCCTGGACGAAACTGCTGCCGCCCGGCGCCACGCCGCTCAAGCAGATGCCCAAGACCACCGCCTGTCAGGGACCGGGGCAGCTCGACTACCTCCAGTGCATCGGTTCCGACGAATTCGTGAAGGACGTGTTCATGGATTCGGACACCGACCTCATGGTCCTCTCGTTCGTGCCGTCGACACGGCAGGGCGAACCGCTCACCATCGAGGAAGCCCACGCCACCGCGCGGATCGTCGAACGCCTGGACGGCATGCACCGCCTGTACATCCACGGCCGGGTCAATCCCAATCAGCCCGGCGACCTGGACGGCATGGACGAGCTGGCCTCGCGCTATCGCATCGCCGCGTGGAAGACGTACACCCAGTGGGGGCCGGACGGCACTCCCGGCTTCTACCTCGACGACGCGCCGGGCATCGCCATGATCGAGAAGGCGCGCAGGCTGGGCATCCGCAACATCGCCGTGCACAAGGGTCTGCCTTTCGGCAAGCGCTCCTACGAACACTCCACCTGCGTGGACATCGGCCGCATCGCCAAGCGCTATCCCGACGTGAATTTCCTCATCTATCACTCCGGCTTCGTCACCGGTTCGCCGGAAGGTCCGCACGATCCGAAACGCACCGACGGCGTCGATGCGCTCGTGACCAGCCTCATGGAGAACGGCGTAGGCCCGGGGTCCAATGTCTACGCGGAACTGGGATCCACCTGGCGATTCGCCATGCGCGACCCCGACACGGCGGCGCACACGCTGGGCAAGCTGCTGAAGGCGTGCGGCGAGAACAACGTGCTGTGGGGGACGGATTCCATCTGGTACGGCTCGCCCCAGGACCAGATCCAGGCGTTTCGCACCTTCCAGATCTCGCCCGCGCTGCGGGAAAAGCACGGCTATCCCGAGATCACCAGGGACATGCGCGCCAAGATCTTCGGGCTCAATGCGCTCAAGCTCTATCCCGTGCCGGACCACGTGCTCCGCAAGCATCTGACGAGCGACAAGGTCGCGGAGGAGCGCCGCGAGTACCGTGCCGAACGTGCGGACCCGACCTATCTCACCCACGGCCCCAGGACCCGCCGCGAGTTCCTCAATCTCAAGGCATGGGGCGGGTAG
- a CDS encoding PEP-CTERM sorting domain-containing protein (PEP-CTERM proteins occur, often in large numbers, in the proteomes of bacteria that also encode an exosortase, a predicted intramembrane cysteine proteinase. The presence of a PEP-CTERM domain at a protein's C-terminus predicts cleavage within the sorting domain, followed by covalent anchoring to some some component of the (usually Gram-negative) cell surface. Many PEP-CTERM proteins exhibit an unusual sequence composition that includes large numbers of potential glycosylation sites. Expression of one such protein has been shown restore the ability of a bacterium to form floc, a type of biofilm.), whose product MSFRPRLQSSAAALLLVAAATASAASSLSVEYFSVSYDDPDFDSQCCSSPADMVAGSLGPNGLPMLGEGYNDSAAFPISDLSADREITWWSPTRNANVAATGTATVTMPFENYAMYAPNATGSDDGAAFLTAVFRGNFELTAPAAVTFTLGSDDDAFFYVDGDLVVQNGGVHALDAAPVTTEVLAEGTHTLALFYADRYATGASLYFSIDTEDVTVTPEVPEPSEWMLLGGGLAFLSLAVSRTRRRR is encoded by the coding sequence ATGTCATTCCGCCCCCGTCTTCAGTCGTCCGCAGCGGCGCTGCTGCTGGTCGCCGCTGCAACGGCATCCGCCGCCTCGTCATTGTCGGTGGAGTACTTCTCGGTGTCCTACGACGACCCGGACTTCGATTCCCAGTGTTGCAGCTCGCCTGCGGACATGGTGGCCGGGTCGCTCGGCCCGAACGGGCTGCCTATGCTCGGCGAGGGTTACAACGATTCCGCGGCATTCCCCATCAGCGATCTCTCGGCAGATCGCGAGATCACGTGGTGGTCGCCGACCCGCAACGCCAATGTCGCCGCCACGGGGACCGCGACAGTCACCATGCCGTTCGAGAACTACGCGATGTACGCGCCAAACGCCACGGGAAGCGACGACGGTGCGGCATTCCTCACCGCCGTCTTCCGGGGGAATTTCGAACTGACGGCACCGGCTGCCGTGACATTCACCCTGGGATCCGACGACGACGCCTTCTTCTACGTCGATGGCGACCTCGTCGTCCAGAACGGCGGCGTGCATGCGCTCGATGCCGCACCCGTCACGACGGAAGTGCTCGCCGAGGGAACGCATACTTTGGCCCTCTTCTATGCCGACCGGTATGCGACGGGCGCCTCCCTGTACTTCTCCATCGACACCGAGGACGTGACGGTCACCCCCGAAGTGCCGGAACCGTCGGAGTGGATGCTGTTGGGTGGCGGCCTTGCATTCCTGTCGCTGGCGGTGTCGCGGACACGCCGCCGCCGCTGA
- a CDS encoding YdiU family protein, whose protein sequence is MHASRFDNTFVRQLPGDPESGSRRRQVHGALFSRVQPTPVAAPTLIAHSPEVAALVGIAPEDVATREFAEVFGGNSLIEGMEPYSANYGGHQFGNWAGQLGDGRAITLGEVVTPAGERWELQLKGAGLTPYSRTADGRAVLRSSVREFLCSEAMHHLGVPTTRALSLVATGEPVIRDMFYDGNPEPEPGAVVCRVAPSFIRFGNFELPSSRGDAALLERLIEFTIRRDYAELGGIVDTVERRARWFTEVCERTARMVAHWMRVGFVHGVMNTDNMSILGLTIDYGPYGWVDNFDRGWTPNTTDAQGRRYRFGQQSQIAYWNLWQLGNALVPAFPEVEPLQDALQRYIETYVTCERGNTAGKLGLAECREEDADLIGDLYDLLEAAEVDMTIFFRRLAHVDPASPSLEPLDQAFYDEVKRERHGPALLQWLERHGRRVREDGEPAAARRERMNRVNPLYVLRNYLAQEAIDRATEGDNAGITELLDVMRRPYTEQPGRERFAGRRPDWARNRAGCSMLSCSS, encoded by the coding sequence ATACACGCGTCCAGATTCGACAACACGTTCGTGCGCCAGCTGCCCGGAGATCCCGAATCGGGGTCCCGGCGGCGGCAGGTCCACGGCGCCCTGTTCTCCCGCGTGCAGCCCACACCGGTTGCCGCGCCCACGCTGATTGCCCACTCGCCCGAAGTCGCGGCGCTCGTCGGCATCGCACCGGAAGACGTCGCAACGCGCGAGTTCGCAGAGGTGTTCGGCGGCAATTCGCTCATCGAGGGCATGGAGCCCTATTCCGCCAACTACGGCGGACACCAGTTCGGCAACTGGGCGGGGCAGCTGGGCGATGGCCGTGCGATCACGCTGGGCGAGGTCGTCACCCCCGCCGGCGAGCGCTGGGAATTGCAGCTGAAGGGAGCCGGCCTCACGCCCTACTCACGGACCGCGGACGGCCGCGCCGTCCTGCGCTCGTCGGTGCGCGAATTCCTTTGCAGTGAAGCGATGCATCACCTCGGCGTGCCGACGACACGGGCGCTCAGCCTCGTGGCGACGGGCGAGCCGGTGATCCGGGACATGTTCTACGACGGCAATCCGGAACCCGAGCCCGGCGCCGTGGTATGCCGCGTGGCGCCGTCCTTCATCCGGTTCGGCAACTTCGAACTGCCTTCGTCGCGCGGTGACGCAGCCCTGCTGGAACGGCTCATCGAGTTCACGATCCGCCGCGACTATGCGGAACTGGGCGGCATCGTCGACACCGTCGAACGCCGCGCCCGTTGGTTCACCGAGGTCTGCGAGCGGACAGCGCGCATGGTGGCGCACTGGATGCGCGTGGGGTTCGTCCATGGCGTGATGAACACGGACAACATGTCCATCCTCGGACTCACCATCGACTACGGGCCCTACGGGTGGGTCGACAATTTCGACCGCGGCTGGACACCCAACACAACGGATGCCCAGGGCCGCCGGTACCGCTTCGGCCAGCAGTCGCAGATCGCGTACTGGAATCTGTGGCAGTTGGGCAACGCCCTGGTCCCGGCCTTTCCAGAAGTGGAACCGCTGCAGGATGCGCTTCAGCGCTACATCGAGACCTACGTGACGTGCGAGCGCGGCAATACGGCCGGCAAGCTGGGACTCGCCGAATGCCGCGAAGAGGATGCCGACCTGATCGGCGACCTGTATGACCTGCTGGAAGCGGCCGAAGTGGACATGACGATCTTCTTTCGCCGTCTCGCCCACGTCGATCCGGCGTCGCCTTCGCTCGAACCGCTCGACCAGGCCTTCTACGACGAGGTCAAGCGGGAGCGGCACGGCCCGGCGCTGCTGCAGTGGCTCGAGCGCCATGGCCGCCGCGTTCGGGAAGACGGCGAGCCTGCTGCCGCCCGGCGCGAGCGGATGAACCGGGTCAATCCGCTCTACGTGCTGCGCAACTACCTGGCCCAGGAGGCCATCGATCGCGCCACCGAGGGCGACAACGCCGGCATCACCGAACTGCTGGACGTGATGCGCCGGCCTTACACCGAACAGCCGGGCCGCGAACGCTTCGCCGGGCGGCGCCCGGACTGGGCGCGCAACCGGGCGGGGTGTTCGATGTTGTCCTGCAGTTCGTGA
- a CDS encoding hydroxyacylglutathione hydrolase, producing MIVEQIWTGNAYRNFNYLIVCPETGEALAIDPLDHAKCLATAGARGWHITQVLNTHEHGDHTGGNQAVIAATGAKLLAHHNAGGRIPGVDRGLAAGDVVRVGKTVELEVMDTPGHTMCHVCLRSHTDNPALFCGDTLFNAGAGNCHNGGHPDELYRTFADQLAGLPDGTRVYPGHDYISNNLGFTLDREPDNARAKRLLDEVLDQDPAHAMVTTLALEKEINTFFRLHSPTVIARLRDAFDDLPENPDARTVFVKLRELRNKW from the coding sequence GTGATCGTCGAACAGATCTGGACCGGTAACGCCTACCGGAACTTCAACTACCTGATCGTCTGCCCCGAGACCGGCGAGGCGCTCGCGATCGACCCGCTCGACCACGCGAAGTGCCTGGCCACGGCCGGCGCCAGGGGATGGCACATCACCCAGGTGCTCAACACGCACGAGCATGGCGATCACACGGGGGGCAACCAGGCGGTCATCGCGGCGACGGGGGCCAAGCTGCTGGCTCATCACAACGCGGGCGGGCGCATTCCCGGCGTGGACCGCGGGCTTGCCGCGGGCGATGTCGTCCGGGTCGGCAAGACGGTGGAACTGGAAGTGATGGATACGCCCGGCCACACCATGTGTCACGTCTGCTTGCGGTCGCACACGGACAACCCGGCCCTGTTCTGCGGCGACACGCTTTTCAACGCCGGGGCGGGGAATTGCCACAACGGGGGCCATCCCGATGAGCTCTACCGCACGTTCGCAGATCAGCTGGCCGGGTTGCCGGACGGCACCCGCGTCTATCCCGGTCACGACTACATCTCCAACAACCTCGGCTTCACCCTGGATCGCGAGCCCGACAACGCTCGCGCGAAGCGGCTGCTGGACGAAGTGCTGGATCAGGACCCGGCCCACGCCATGGTGACCACGCTGGCGCTGGAAAAGGAGATCAACACCTTCTTCCGGCTGCACAGTCCCACGGTGATCGCCCGCCTGCGCGACGCGTTCGACGACCTGCCGGAGAATCCGGATGCGCGCACCGTCTTCGTCAAGCTGCGCGAGCTGCGCAACAAGTGGTGA
- a CDS encoding cytochrome C-binding protein, whose amino-acid sequence MALGCALGITVSFADERIPEWAYVVNPPSLKPAPDDGIPRSVPGSDRRFTLTQIRDVAHAPDWHPGDHAAMPSPVAHGPRPGVLACGYCHLPNGLGRPENSSLAGLPVDYIVRQVAEFKSGARRSSEPRSLPVNFMVSTAKGALDDEVRAAAEYFSALPLTPWIRVVESGTVPVPTITGWMLAPADPPAMEPIGQRIVEMPEDLERTELRDARSGFVAYVPPGSIERGRALAAGQSKGLTACSVCHGAGLRGLGPVPGLAGRSPSYVVRQLHDMRNGTRDGLWAALMKPVVSVLTPDDILDLAAYTASLAP is encoded by the coding sequence GTGGCGCTGGGCTGCGCGCTGGGTATCACGGTGTCGTTCGCCGACGAGCGCATTCCCGAGTGGGCCTATGTGGTCAATCCGCCCTCCTTGAAGCCGGCTCCGGACGACGGAATCCCGCGCAGCGTTCCGGGAAGCGACCGCCGTTTCACGCTGACCCAGATCCGCGACGTCGCCCACGCACCCGACTGGCATCCGGGCGATCATGCGGCCATGCCGTCGCCCGTTGCGCACGGTCCCAGGCCGGGCGTTCTGGCGTGCGGCTACTGTCACCTTCCCAACGGCCTCGGCCGGCCGGAAAACTCGAGCCTCGCAGGTCTGCCGGTCGACTACATCGTCCGCCAGGTGGCGGAGTTCAAGAGCGGTGCACGCAGGAGTTCGGAACCGCGGTCGCTTCCCGTGAACTTCATGGTGAGCACGGCAAAAGGCGCGCTCGATGACGAGGTGCGGGCGGCCGCGGAATACTTCTCCGCATTGCCGCTCACTCCCTGGATCCGTGTCGTGGAATCCGGCACGGTGCCCGTTCCCACGATCACGGGCTGGATGCTCGCGCCGGCGGACCCTCCGGCGATGGAACCGATCGGCCAACGCATCGTCGAGATGCCCGAGGATCTGGAACGCACGGAGCTTCGCGACGCACGCTCGGGGTTCGTCGCCTACGTTCCGCCCGGCAGCATCGAGCGCGGGCGCGCGCTCGCCGCAGGTCAATCGAAGGGCCTGACCGCCTGCAGCGTGTGCCACGGCGCCGGCCTTCGCGGGCTCGGACCCGTCCCGGGGCTCGCCGGCCGGTCACCGAGCTATGTGGTGCGGCAGCTCCACGACATGCGCAACGGCACACGGGACGGCCTCTGGGCGGCGCTCATGAAGCCTGTCGTGAGCGTGCTCACGCCGGACGACATCCTCGATCTCGCGGCCTATACGGCCTCGCTCGCACCTTGA
- a CDS encoding serine hydrolase: MNPTSFAGAIQFAEAHETSWTRKVDDRWGIHVQDPPPWNRLRGPIHDRGPVSGVIRIEGREVAAWGEPDRPDLTFSVAKTYLALLAGVAFDRGLIADVREPIGRRIPGIGFDDGRNARVTWEHILQQTSEWEGECFGLSDRADRYRTVQFQEVKVTGTKGDARPLQEPGTFWEYNDVRVNQLSLALLHLLREPLPEVFREAIMDPVGASRDWRWVGYDDAWVEIDGQRMQSVPGGTHWGAGVSIGSRDQARVGQMLLDGGMANGQRVLSQDWIGRMRTPCPIAPFYGYLLWLNQGRRVFPSVPESSFFAFGAGSSFTWVEPERRMVVVVRWIDADHADGFFREVLDAANQGKV, translated from the coding sequence ATGAATCCGACTTCCTTTGCCGGCGCGATCCAGTTTGCCGAGGCGCACGAAACCTCCTGGACCCGCAAGGTCGACGACCGCTGGGGCATCCACGTGCAGGATCCGCCTCCATGGAACCGGCTGCGCGGACCGATACACGACCGCGGCCCCGTATCCGGCGTGATCCGGATCGAGGGGCGCGAGGTCGCGGCGTGGGGCGAACCCGATCGCCCGGATCTCACCTTCAGCGTCGCCAAGACCTACCTCGCGCTGCTCGCCGGCGTCGCGTTCGACCGGGGGCTGATTGCCGATGTGCGGGAACCCATCGGGCGCCGGATTCCAGGCATCGGATTCGACGACGGCCGCAATGCACGCGTCACATGGGAGCACATCCTGCAGCAGACCAGCGAGTGGGAGGGCGAATGCTTCGGATTGTCGGACCGCGCCGATCGCTACCGCACCGTCCAGTTCCAGGAAGTGAAAGTCACGGGTACCAAAGGCGACGCCCGGCCGCTGCAGGAACCGGGAACGTTCTGGGAGTACAACGACGTGCGCGTGAACCAGCTGTCGCTGGCGCTGCTGCACCTGTTGCGCGAGCCGCTGCCCGAGGTCTTCCGGGAAGCGATCATGGATCCGGTGGGCGCGAGCCGGGACTGGCGGTGGGTCGGCTACGACGACGCGTGGGTGGAGATCGACGGCCAGCGCATGCAGTCGGTCCCCGGAGGAACCCATTGGGGCGCTGGCGTATCCATCGGCAGCCGCGATCAGGCACGGGTGGGCCAGATGCTGCTCGATGGGGGCATGGCCAACGGGCAACGCGTCCTGTCACAGGACTGGATCGGGCGCATGCGCACTCCCTGCCCCATCGCGCCGTTCTACGGTTACCTGCTGTGGCTCAACCAGGGACGGCGCGTGTTTCCGAGCGTGCCGGAATCGAGCTTCTTCGCGTTTGGCGCAGGCAGTTCGTTCACGTGGGTCGAACCGGAACGCCGCATGGTGGTCGTCGTGCGCTGGATTGACGCGGACCACGCAGACGGCTTCTTCCGCGAAGTTCTCGATGCCGCGAATCAGGGGAAGGTCTGA
- a CDS encoding ChaB family protein, whose product MARKYGVKMPGTLERSPDKAQRTYAKTLANAEKEYGSGERVGRTAIAALKHSFEKVGDHWVPKKEKGPSDPRAAKAGRAARGKGGESFGGVDAKGHSRDELYERAKAMEIPGRSSMNKAELARAIARKQG is encoded by the coding sequence ATGGCCAGGAAATACGGAGTGAAGATGCCCGGCACGCTCGAGCGCTCACCGGACAAGGCACAGCGCACCTACGCGAAGACACTCGCGAACGCGGAGAAGGAGTACGGGTCAGGAGAGCGTGTCGGCCGCACGGCCATAGCGGCGCTCAAGCACAGCTTCGAGAAAGTCGGAGACCACTGGGTGCCGAAAAAGGAGAAGGGGCCGTCGGATCCGCGCGCCGCGAAAGCCGGCCGCGCCGCTCGAGGCAAGGGCGGGGAGAGTTTCGGGGGTGTGGACGCGAAGGGACATTCCCGTGACGAACTCTACGAACGAGCGAAGGCGATGGAAATCCCTGGACGTTCGTCGATGAACAAGGCGGAGCTAGCGAGAGCGATCGCACGCAAGCAGGGTTGA
- a CDS encoding CsbD family protein, which yields MNWDRIEGNWKQITGKAKEKWGKLTDDDLDVVAGKRDQLSGKIQERYGITKDEAEKQLTDWERRADDTWFQ from the coding sequence ATGAACTGGGATCGCATCGAAGGGAACTGGAAACAGATCACCGGAAAGGCCAAGGAGAAGTGGGGCAAGCTCACGGACGACGATCTTGACGTGGTGGCGGGAAAGCGGGATCAGCTCTCCGGCAAGATCCAGGAACGCTACGGCATCACCAAGGACGAAGCCGAGAAGCAGCTCACCGACTGGGAACGTCGCGCCGACGACACCTGGTTCCAGTAA
- a CDS encoding nuclear transport factor 2 family protein — MASANGKRRGLLAALAVSSLFSTSSFAAGSVAMQVEHLVKQAMAEYNTAMEDSDSAAFGKYFASNAKYESPLFKYSTRADLARHLDSEFKTYKARYQVNKMFIQETSAAIVLTWEAVDRKSGDEYKIDMVGLFEVGSSGQFSSATFYFDSAKAQALAKLVK; from the coding sequence ATGGCGTCTGCCAACGGAAAGAGACGCGGCTTGCTCGCCGCCCTTGCAGTGTCTTCGCTTTTCTCCACGTCTTCGTTCGCCGCCGGTTCGGTGGCCATGCAGGTCGAACATCTCGTCAAGCAGGCCATGGCCGAGTACAACACGGCGATGGAAGACAGCGACAGTGCCGCCTTCGGCAAGTACTTCGCTTCCAACGCCAAGTACGAATCGCCGCTATTCAAGTACTCGACCCGCGCCGACCTGGCCCGCCATCTCGACAGCGAGTTCAAGACCTACAAGGCGCGCTACCAGGTGAACAAGATGTTCATCCAGGAAACATCGGCGGCCATCGTGCTGACCTGGGAGGCCGTCGATCGCAAGTCGGGCGACGAATACAAGATCGACATGGTCGGCCTGTTCGAAGTGGGCTCCAGCGGGCAATTCAGTTCGGCGACCTTCTATTTCGATTCCGCGAAAGCTCAGGCGCTGGCGAAACTGGTCAAGTGA
- a CDS encoding cytochrome c — MNGFRKSRTILLGATVCAISALTAQPELASAETETGDRPEIVVPRAGGRAAFEKFGCITCHMGDGRGGQNEGGYGADLRVTKLTEQEVVQTITNGRAGKGMPSFKGLIDEETIETLAKYVKVELRLKQ, encoded by the coding sequence ATGAACGGCTTTCGCAAATCAAGAACGATCCTGCTGGGCGCCACCGTGTGTGCGATCAGCGCCTTGACCGCCCAGCCGGAATTGGCATCGGCAGAGACTGAAACCGGGGATCGCCCGGAGATCGTCGTGCCGCGTGCGGGCGGCCGTGCGGCTTTCGAGAAATTCGGCTGCATCACGTGCCACATGGGCGACGGCCGCGGAGGCCAGAACGAAGGCGGCTACGGTGCCGACCTCCGGGTGACGAAGCTCACCGAACAGGAAGTCGTGCAGACGATCACCAATGGCCGTGCCGGCAAGGGCATGCCGTCGTTCAAGGGGCTGATCGATGAGGAAACGATCGAGACGCTCGCCAAGTACGTGAAGGTGGAACTGCGGCTGAAACAATAG